The Triticum aestivum cultivar Chinese Spring chromosome 7B, IWGSC CS RefSeq v2.1, whole genome shotgun sequence genome window below encodes:
- the LOC123160924 gene encoding aspartic proteinase Asp1-like isoform X1 — protein MAPACLLLPLLLLPFAPGPAQAATPARSPSASASSSSTSVVFQLQGDVYPTGHYYATMNIGDPARPYFLDIDTGSDLTWLQCDAPCQSCNKVPHPLYKPTKSKIVPCADSLCTTLLSSQIPNNKQCPSPHQCDYKIKYTDSSSSRGVLVTDSFGLTLRNSSRVSRSLTFGCGYDQQVGKNGAVQAATDGLLGLGRGSVSLVSQLKQQGITKNVLAHCLSTNGGGFLYFGDDIVSTSRATWVPMARSTSGNYYSPGSGTLYFDKHPLGVKPTEVVFDSGSTYTYFAAQPYQATVSAVGLKHTTFLLPGIRRRKQCINEMLMLQIQAGLSKSLTKVSDPSLPLCWKGQKVFKSVSDIKKEFKSLFLMFSKNTAMEIAPENYLIVTKNGNVCLGILDGSVAKLNFNIIGDITMQDQLVIYDNEKGKLGWIRGSCSRGTKYIISSFTWYLLIIQLLAHPLKSWIYHY, from the exons ATGGCGCCCGCCTGCCTCCTattgccactcctcctgctcccctTCGCCCCAGGTCCAGCACAGGCCGCGACGCCGGCAAGGTCTCCGTCGGCGTCAGCATCATCCTCCTCCACGTCCGTCGTGTTCCAGCTCCAGGGCGACGTATATCCCACCGG GCATTACTATGCCACCATGAACATTGGGGATCCGGCGAGGCCCTACTTCTTGGACATTGACACCGGCAGTGACCTCACTTGGCTGCAGTGCGACGCTCCCTGCCAAAGCTGCAACAAG GTGCCGCACCCATTGTACAAGCCAACAAAGAGCAAGATTGTGCCCTGTGCAGACTCACTCTGTACTACACTGCTCAGCTCACAGATTCCTAACAACAAGCAGTGCCCCTCACCACACCAATGCGACTACAAAATCAAGTACACGGACAGCTCGTCTTCTCGCGGTGTGCTCGTTACCGACAGCTTCGGCCTAACCCTACGGAATTCATCCCGTGTTAGTCGCAGCCTCACCTTTGG CTGTGGCTATGACCAGCAGGTGGGAAAGAATGGGGCAGTGCAGGCAGCGACAGATGGCTTGCTTGGGCTTGGGAGGGGATCAGTTAGCTTGGTCTCGCAGCTCAAGCAGCAAGGCATCACCAAGAATGTACTTGCCCATTGCCTCAGTACGAACGGAGGAGGGTTCCTCTACTTTGGGGATGATATCGTGTCTACCTCACGCGCAACGTGGGTGCCGATGGCTCGTAGCACATCTGG GAATTACTACTCACCTGGCTCAGGAACACTTTACTTCGATAAACACCCACTAGGAGTGAAGCCAACGGAGGTGGTATTTGATAGCGGTAGCACCTATACGTACTTTGCTGCCCAGCCATACCAAGCGACTGTTTCTGCGGTAGGTCTGAAACACACTACATTCTTGTTGCCAGGAATCCGAAGAAGGAAACAATGCATTAATGAGATGCTAATGTTGCAGATCCAAGCTGGTCTCAGCAAGTCACTTACGAAGGTGTCTGACCCCAGTCTACCTCTTTGCTGGAAAGGGCAGAAAGTGTTTAAATCTGTGTCTGACATCAAGAAGGAGTTCAAATCACTCTTCCTGATGTTTTCGAAGAATACAGCCATGGAGATCGCTCCTGAAAACTACCTCATTGTTACC AAAAATGGAAATGTGTGCTTGGGCATTCTTGACGGGTCGGTGGCCAAACTTAATTTCAACATAATTGGAG ATATCACAATGCAGGATCAGTTGGTAATTTATGACAATGAGAAAGGGAAACTTGGATGGATCCGTGGATCATGCAGTAGGGGCACTAAGTATATTATATCTTCATTTACATGGTATTTGCTTATAATCCAACTTTTAGCCCATCCGTTAAAAAGCTGGATATATCATTATTGA
- the LOC123160924 gene encoding aspartic proteinase Asp1-like isoform X2 translates to MAPACLLLPLLLLPFAPGPAQAATPARSPSASASSSSTSVVFQLQGDVYPTGHYYATMNIGDPARPYFLDIDTGSDLTWLQCDAPCQSCNKVPHPLYKPTKSKIVPCADSLCTTLLSSQIPNNKQCPSPHQCDYKIKYTDSSSSRGVLVTDSFGLTLRNSSRVSRSLTFGCGYDQQVGKNGAVQAATDGLLGLGRGSVSLVSQLKQQGITKNVLAHCLSTNGGGFLYFGDDIVSTSRATWVPMARSTSGNYYSPGSGTLYFDKHPLGVKPTEVVFDSGSTYTYFAAQPYQATVSAIQAGLSKSLTKVSDPSLPLCWKGQKVFKSVSDIKKEFKSLFLMFSKNTAMEIAPENYLIVTKNGNVCLGILDGSVAKLNFNIIGDITMQDQLVIYDNEKGKLGWIRGSCSRGTKYIISSFTWYLLIIQLLAHPLKSWIYHY, encoded by the exons ATGGCGCCCGCCTGCCTCCTattgccactcctcctgctcccctTCGCCCCAGGTCCAGCACAGGCCGCGACGCCGGCAAGGTCTCCGTCGGCGTCAGCATCATCCTCCTCCACGTCCGTCGTGTTCCAGCTCCAGGGCGACGTATATCCCACCGG GCATTACTATGCCACCATGAACATTGGGGATCCGGCGAGGCCCTACTTCTTGGACATTGACACCGGCAGTGACCTCACTTGGCTGCAGTGCGACGCTCCCTGCCAAAGCTGCAACAAG GTGCCGCACCCATTGTACAAGCCAACAAAGAGCAAGATTGTGCCCTGTGCAGACTCACTCTGTACTACACTGCTCAGCTCACAGATTCCTAACAACAAGCAGTGCCCCTCACCACACCAATGCGACTACAAAATCAAGTACACGGACAGCTCGTCTTCTCGCGGTGTGCTCGTTACCGACAGCTTCGGCCTAACCCTACGGAATTCATCCCGTGTTAGTCGCAGCCTCACCTTTGG CTGTGGCTATGACCAGCAGGTGGGAAAGAATGGGGCAGTGCAGGCAGCGACAGATGGCTTGCTTGGGCTTGGGAGGGGATCAGTTAGCTTGGTCTCGCAGCTCAAGCAGCAAGGCATCACCAAGAATGTACTTGCCCATTGCCTCAGTACGAACGGAGGAGGGTTCCTCTACTTTGGGGATGATATCGTGTCTACCTCACGCGCAACGTGGGTGCCGATGGCTCGTAGCACATCTGG GAATTACTACTCACCTGGCTCAGGAACACTTTACTTCGATAAACACCCACTAGGAGTGAAGCCAACGGAGGTGGTATTTGATAGCGGTAGCACCTATACGTACTTTGCTGCCCAGCCATACCAAGCGACTGTTTCTGCG ATCCAAGCTGGTCTCAGCAAGTCACTTACGAAGGTGTCTGACCCCAGTCTACCTCTTTGCTGGAAAGGGCAGAAAGTGTTTAAATCTGTGTCTGACATCAAGAAGGAGTTCAAATCACTCTTCCTGATGTTTTCGAAGAATACAGCCATGGAGATCGCTCCTGAAAACTACCTCATTGTTACC AAAAATGGAAATGTGTGCTTGGGCATTCTTGACGGGTCGGTGGCCAAACTTAATTTCAACATAATTGGAG ATATCACAATGCAGGATCAGTTGGTAATTTATGACAATGAGAAAGGGAAACTTGGATGGATCCGTGGATCATGCAGTAGGGGCACTAAGTATATTATATCTTCATTTACATGGTATTTGCTTATAATCCAACTTTTAGCCCATCCGTTAAAAAGCTGGATATATCATTATTGA